The DNA region GGTAGTTTGGCGGCCAGCAGTGGATCTACACAAAGTCAAACGATTCTATGTGATTTAAACATGTTTTGTGAATGATTATACAGTATGTACTTGATGTGTTGAACTGTTTGCAGATTAGGACCTGACTTTGCCCTCACTTtccttccctcgctcctctcTACTCCCAGAGTAATGAGGTGCTGGAGTTGCAGCGGAGCCGGATGAGGGAGGAGATCAGGGAGTGTAAATTCAGAGAGGCCCGTCTCCTACAGGACTACACCGAGCTGGAGGAGGAGAACATCACCCTCCAGAAACTAGTGTCCACACTCAAACAGAACCAGGTCAGCATCAACACCATTGCTGTTATGGTTTAgtgcacacacagtacagacagcCACGCCTGTCTCTCAGCCATTACCGTTATTGTTTACCTCGCACAGTCATCAATACATCTTAAAAATGACTCATACACAGTCATAGCAAATGATGTTACTCAAATGTTGACTCAGCTCATCCAAGTTCCTTATTGTCTGACCTTAAagaggcaatctgcagttgctacatcttTTGGAcatataaattaatgatatgtacccattgattcttgaagaatataacttagaaatgccccatgagcttagttcaactctcgtaccccatcagaacactaaatataaacttgttttactaCAATGTTTGTtaacaaagtaaataaaaacaaacactagatagcctcaaaacatagatactgtatgttgatatcatcattgcatccatagctctggctatgaatttgagagtggctaCATATTCATCAGCTTTTTACTGAAATGGGGGTGGGGATAACGATTGATTAGTGTTTGACCTGCTGATTGTGGCTTTAAAACTACTAACAATGTATATGACTTATTATCCTTGTCATCCATCTGTGTCATTTGTCTGTGTGTCATCTATCTGtgtcctttctctctgtgtgtcatctatctctgtcttttctctctgtgtgtcatcTACCTGTgtcctttctgtctgtgtgtcatccatctgtgtcctgtctgtctgtatgtcatcCATCTGTgtcctttctgtctgtgtgtcatcCATCTGTGTTCTTTCTGTCTGTGTATTCTATATCTGTGtcatttctgtctgtgtgttctctatcTGTGTAATTTCTGTTTGTGTTCTCTATCTGTGTGTTCTCTATCTGTGtcatttctgtctgtgtgttttctaTCTGTgtcctttctgtctgtgtgttttctatatgtgtcctttctgtctgtgtgttctctatcTGTAtcctttctgtctgtgtgttctctgtgtgtcccttttcctcctgtcctctgtctgtcccctgctccccctctcccccaggtgGAGTATGAGGGTCTGAAGCATGAGATCAAGGTTCTGGAGGAGGAGACTGTGCTGCTGAACAGCCAGCTGGAGGATGCTCTGCGTCTGAAGGAcatctctcagtcccagctagaGGAGGCCCTGGATGCCCTGAAGATCGAGAGGGAGCAGAAGAACAGCCTGAGGAAGGAGCTGGCCCACCACATCACCCTCAGTGACAGTGTGTATGGGGCCGGAGCCCACCTGGCACTCACCGCCACGGTCGACGGGCTCAAGTTCGCCACAGAAGAGGTTGGGAGTAATGGTACAGCCATGCCCAATGGCACCAATGGGAATGAGGATAGCAACAGCGACTGTAACGGCCACCTGGGACTGGTTAAGGTGAACGGCGACTACCGGCTGCCCAGGAAGGGGGAAGGGCTGCACGGTCCTGTGTCAGACCTCTTCAGCGAGCTCAACCTGTCTGAGATACAGAAACTCAAACAGCAGCTCCTTCAGGTGGGTCTCTACTCTAGCTGAAACATAGTGGGTTCTTCTCACTACTATGTCTGAGTGattgttagcctggtcccagatctgtttgtgctgtcttgccaccTCTTATAGTCGTTGTCAGGTAAAAATTACCATAGGAGTTGGCCAGACAGCCCAAGCAGATCTTGTACCAGGCTGAGTGATTGTTGTGACACTACGTGAATGTCCTTGGGAGGTTGTACCTAGGTCTTTGTTGTTACCAGGGAGTCTTTTAATCCCTTCCATCCGACCACCTTCCTCATTTGCTCTGAGCAAATCAATGTGGTTTACTTAGAGAGACAAAACCAGCGATTTGGCCTGCACACCTAATGCGTTAGGGCATGGTTATCGACCCCCTCTGTCCACAGCACATTTCATTAGGGAATGGGAGTGTCAGCCTTCAGATTAGACATCCGAACAACCTGCCTCTTTCATCACACTACTGCAGGCAGCAGCCAACCAATCACAAGGTGGTGACATTTTGAgaacaagacaacaacaaaaaagcctgTCAGATGTCGTCCATCTTTTATTATCTAGCAGACCATAAGTCTGTGACCACGCTCCGTATGATTTACCAATGACTAGTTTCAGAGCTGTTTTGGTCTTTCTGAAGACTTCCATCTCAAGAGGGCCATTGGGGCTCATTTGGCAGATTTTGGGGACATCTGTGCATGTTggcagacaggggagagtagaaCGGCAGAGCGGTGGCGTGGAGGAGTGTACGGCGTCTGCCATGGGGAGGTCTGTCAGGGCAGCGGATCCAGAGGAGAGTggaaggcagagggagagagacgggctGCTGGGACAGAGCAGTGCTACTACGCTCCGTACAGAATCCCTCACAGGGAAAGGAGAGAACACATAGGGACAACACGCATATGCACAGGGAGGGTacacaggacaacacacacatactgtacatacagtacatacaggtaactgccaaaataaaggaaacacttgagtaaatgagagaTACAAGGTagattgaaagcaggtgcttccacacaggtgtggttaataaagcaattaacatcccaccGTGCCTAGGGTCATGTagaaaaatgcccagttgcccattatttagGCAACCATGgctagaagtgtgtgtgtgcgcgtgcgtgctcGTGCGCCTCTCAGTTAACAGATCTCAACCCAGTTGAACACttgtgggagattctggagcggcgtgtcagacagcgttttccaccaccaccaacaaaacaccaaatgatggaatttctcatggaagattGGTGTTGCATCCCTGCTACAGAGTTCCAGACACTATGAATCTATGCCAAGGTCCACACTTGTTTCTCTTGCTGAGGTCAGTGGGGAAATGAATGATTTGTGGATGCAAAATGTATCACTAGAGGTTTGAATTTGTCTTCAAATGAAGGTCCCCTCTTGGATTAATCAAGGTTCCATTAAGTCGCTGAAGTAAACAACACCAGGCTCTTAATTGCTTTCAGGAGAGGGCGGTTTTAATTTGTCATCCTCACTGTGTTGTAATTTAGATCTGTTTCCATCAAGCATTACATTAGATTTACTCAATTTATCTCAGATAGCAGACatataaaatacaatataaacATTTGTCGTAAAAGTATGGCATAAAAGTGGTTTGTAATGATTCCTTACGATATCCACTGAGATGCATGTGTTTTAGTCTACTGTACAGTCTATGGGTGAAAAATGAGAGATTTGATGGCTGATGCCATGAATGCTTACAGATCAACGGATACATTCTACGAATCGACTCACAGGTTGTGCTTTGCCTGTGTTGTGatgtctctttatctctgtctgtagAGTGTACATCCTACACACACAATAGTCCGACAGGGTTATTTATTGGACTAGCTAGCAGGTACTGTACTGCTGAACCCATTGACATTTGTTTTCCTGGGCCTCCTCCCGTTGGGGATCAATAAGGTTTCAAAGCCTCAGCACTGGGTGGACCGGATGACTGACACACTCCTCTGACCAAAAAGACATTAAACAGCACTTGAGTTCAATTACTGGAATCTCGTGCAGGGGGGGGGTTATGCTTAATTTGTGACTAGCAAGCCTTGATACATTGTACTTCACTGCCATATGCCTCAACAGCCTTGTACTTTACCTAGGAAGTGCAATGACATCAGTATTTCCGCGACGCTCTTTCAGTATACTGGTCGTTTATACACTATCATTCAGTGTTTTTAGTTGACCGTACTGTTCCTGAACTTAGTGAAGCGCACTGTTAAGTGAACCTCAGAACTTTGTGTCTGTGGTAATGCTGGTATGGTCTGAGTGGTCCTCACCCTGCAGTATGTCCTTCCTGTCCTCTAGGTGGAGCGTGAGAAGTCCAGCCTCCTGATGAACCTGCAGGAGGCCCAGACCCAGCTGCAGCACACGCAGGGGGCCCTGACCGAGCAGCACGAGTGTGTCCACCGCCTCACCGAGCGCTTCAACGCTATGAAGCGCCTCCACAGTGACAAGGAGATGGCCGACGCCCAGGAGTCCGAGACGCACGACGGGTTGCCCGCACCCGGTCGCCACGACTACGTGGTGAACATCCACGGGATGGAGATTCTGGAGTGTAAGTACAAGGTGGCGGTAACCGAGGTGATCGACCTAAAGGCGGAGCTAAAAGCTCTGAAGGAGAAATCTAACCATTGTGTGGAGGGCCAGGGGGAGGAGTGGAGCAGCAGCGATGGGAAGGTCCAAGCTCTGGACGAGCAGGTCAAACGGCTGGAGAAGAGCTGCCGCGAGGCCCGCGATAAGGTGGCGCGTTTGGAGGCGGAACTACAGGCGGTGACGGGCGTGGCCACGGAGAGCCACGACATGCTGAACAGGGCGCAGGACGAGCTGGTGACATTCAGCGAGGAGCTGGCCCAGCTCTACCACCACGTGTGTCTCTGCAACAATGAGACGCCCAACCGCGTCATGCTGGACTACTACCGTCAGAGCCGTAACACCCGCAGCGGCAGCCTTAAGGGCTCTGAGGACCCCCGGGCACTACTCTCCCCCCGCCTGGCTAGACGCCTCGCCGCCGTGAACGCTGGGCTCTCAGAGGCCCCCCGGAGCCCCATGGACTCGCCCTCCAAAGACCCCCCCAGTGGGGACAACGGAACAACAGGGAGGGAGTCCCCAGCACCAGGAAGTCAGGGGAACCCCATCTGCACCCCCATTGGCTCCCCGGTCATCAACAGCTCCAAcggctctccctcctcctcttccgtcCCTCCCGAGGTGGGCGGAGACCTGCGTAAGGAGCCCATGAACATCTACAACCTGAACGCCATCATCAGGGATCAGATCAAACACCTGCAGAGAGCCGTGGACCGCTCCCTCCAGCTGTCTCGACAGAGGGCAGCCGCCCGGGAGCTGGCCCCCTTGTTCGACAAGGACAAGGAGGCCTGCATGGAGGAAATCCTCAAGCTCAAGTCCCTCCTCAGCACCAAGAGGGAGCAGATTGCCACGCTCAGGCTGGTGCTCAAAGCCAACAAACAGGTGAGAAGAGCAGAGAACTGAGTACCTAGCCTAGTTCCAGATATGTTTGTGCTGTCTCGCCAATGACAGTAGGAGTTTGGTGACAGCACAAGCAGATCTGGGACTAGGCTAGGGCTGAGTACCTGGGAAAGTCATCACACTGTTCTCAGCATTATCCAACAGGTTTGATCAGTTTTCCTTTGCATAGTGCATAACATTTGCCCTATTTCTTTGTTGGAGATATAAAGTGGCTAATAGACACTGTTTATAATCTGATAACATGAAAGTAACTACACAATTAACCCGAACCCCACTCTCTATTCCAGACTGCAGAGGGGGCGCTGGCTAATCTAAAGAGCAAGTATGAGAATGAGAAGTGCATGGTGACAGAGACCATGATGAAGCTGAGGAACGAGCTGAAGGCTCTGAAGGAGGACGCCGCCACCTTCTCCTCTCTCAGGGCCATGTTCGCCACCAGGTGAGTGGCATTCTGGGATCTCATGCAGTCAATTACAACACAGATGTGTAAGACTGTGCAAAGACGATGAGTTGGGCCTCTGGTAAATCTCACTGTTTGAGAGTGTATTCCCCGGCTTACACAAGGGTGGTTCTTAGTTTATTGACCTAGTGttgtgtccccctctctctctctctctctctctctctctctctctctctctcgctctgtctctctctctctctcctaggtgTGATGAGTATGTGACTCAGCTGGATGAGATGCAGAGACAGCTGGCTGCGGCGGAGGATGAGAAGAAGACCCTGAACTCCCTGCTCCGTATGGCCATCCAACAGAAGCTGGCCCTGACCCAACGCCTGGAGGACCTGGAGTTTGACACCGAGCAGACCCGGGACCGCGGCCGCGGCGCCAAGGTGCCCAAGATCAAGAGCAGCACGCCCAAAGTAAGTCGACGAGCCGCCCTCACAGCTCCCCCCAGCCCCACCATGATACACAGCCCTTCTTCCACCTGCTCCCACACCTTCAACACCACCCTGACCCTCTgcagccctccctccctggagCTGCCCCTGTCCTCCAACCCCTGGTCAGCCTCAGACGGAGGCACTTCCCAGACCTCatccctggtctcctctctgcctcccctggGTCacccccagtggtccctgggcaCTCAGACCTTCATCATTGACCCAGAGTCGCTGAGTTTAGAGTGCTGTCGACTCGTTAACAGTCGAGACTCCAGTCCGCACTCTCCTAGCTCCGCCCCCGTGTCTCCTTACCGCTCACCCATTCCTAAGACTTGGCAACACTTGTCGCCGGGGTCGGTCAGAACTCGTACCCAAAAAGATGCACCTCGCCCCTCTGCTCTGGTCACATCTCCCAGCAACCCAGTCCCTCACGCCTACAGTTCCAAGATGCCCTAGCCCTAGTCCAAGTGGGTGGGTGGGACACAGGGAGGAGGACAGACTGGTTTCCTGTTTCCAGTGTCTGGCTTGACCTATGACTATGCAGTACTGTGACATTCTTCTCAGGAATTGGCTATGAGAAGGAGCCCAACACAGCTCGTTCCATCTGCAGACAATAATCAAGTCTGTTAATAGTTTTGGGCTCATTTCTGTAGATGAAGGGATTTAGGGAAGAAATGAAATATATGTTAGAAATATACCAgtaaatgtgacatttttatGACAAATAAAGTTGAGTTTTAGTAATTTTTCTGAGGATTTGTTATGCATAATGCGCTAAGATGGAGTGAAGGATACTTCTACATTTTGGAGATATTTGATTCCGTATAACATACGTTTTTACTTCCTCTCTTGGCACATAAACTGTAAGCTTTTAGAGTAGAAGTGAAGTGCTGTAGCCTAGTCCTCATATCATACAACCTAAATATTGTCCACTATTTTCCATTGTTAGGCAATTGAATTCCCCTGTTGTTGTCATTGCCTATGTTAATTATTCACTTTGTATAATCAAAGTCTGTTTGTAGTCAATATACACGTTGCTTTTTCCGACCATCCATAAACTGTGCACAGAGCTACACTGTTACTCTGTTCTGTGTGTCTCATTGGGCGCCACCCAGTGGATGATTTACACAGTTGAAACACAGACACTAATAGCCATTGGAATTCCTCAGTCTATCCCAGGGATGGGCAATGCAGACCCGCAAGCAACTCGGGGCCCCGCCCCCATCAAAGTTGCTCATCTCTGGTCTATC from Oncorhynchus mykiss isolate Arlee chromosome 1, USDA_OmykA_1.1, whole genome shotgun sequence includes:
- the bicd1a gene encoding protein bicaudal D homolog 1 isoform X2, producing the protein MAAGGGCGETVDQYRAEVERLTQELADANREKIRAAECGLVVLEENQTLKQQYADLESEQETLKQELEQLQEAFGQAYSNQRKVAEDGESNEESLLQESASKEAYYMGRLLELQTELKLSRSVASNASNESERLNAVLQENSESNEVLELQRSRMREEIRECKFREARLLQDYTELEEENITLQKLVSTLKQNQVEYEGLKHEIKVLEEETVLLNSQLEDALRLKDISQSQLEEALDALKIEREQKNSLRKELAHHITLSDSVYGAGAHLALTATVDGLKFATEEVGSNGTAMPNGTNGNEDSNSDCNGHLGLVKVNGDYRLPRKGEGLHGPVSDLFSELNLSEIQKLKQQLLQVEREKSSLLMNLQEAQTQLQHTQGALTEQHECVHRLTERFNAMKRLHSDKEMADAQESETHDGLPAPGRHDYVVNIHGMEILECKYKVAVTEVIDLKAELKALKEKSNHCVEGQGEEWSSSDGKVQALDEQVKRLEKSCREARDKVARLEAELQAVTGVATESHDMLNRAQDELVTFSEELAQLYHHVCLCNNETPNRVMLDYYRQSRNTRSGSLKGSEDPRALLSPRLARRLAAVNAGLSEAPRSPMDSPSKDPPSGDNGTTGRESPAPGSQGNPICTPIGSPVINSSNGSPSSSSVPPEVGGDLRKEPMNIYNLNAIIRDQIKHLQRAVDRSLQLSRQRAAARELAPLFDKDKEACMEEILKLKSLLSTKREQIATLRLVLKANKQTAEGALANLKSKYENEKCMVTETMMKLRNELKALKEDAATFSSLRAMFATRCDEYVTQLDEMQRQLAAAEDEKKTLNSLLRMAIQQKLALTQRLEDLEFDTEQTRDRGRGAKVPKIKSSTPKFLVDCQQPASSASVSPLSPPLRRVSLVHSPSPNIVTALQEDQTPTFSSHSPSMAQQPRPQGP
- the bicd1a gene encoding protein bicaudal D homolog 1 isoform X5 is translated as MAAGGGCGETVDQYRAEVERLTQELADANREKIRAAECGLVVLEENQTLKQQYADLESEQETLKQELEQLQEAFGQAYSNQRKVAEDGESNEESLLQESASKEAYYMGRLLELQTELKLSRSVASNASNESERLNAVLQENSESNEVLELQRSRMREEIRECKFREARLLQDYTELEEENITLQKLVSTLKQNQVEYEGLKHEIKVLEEETVLLNSQLEDALRLKDISQSQLEEALDALKIEREQKNSLRKELAHHITLSDSVYGAGAHLALTATVDGLKFATEEVGSNGTAMPNGTNGNEDSNSDCNGHLGLVKVNGDYRLPRKGEGLHGPVSDLFSELNLSEIQKLKQQLLQVEREKSSLLMNLQEAQTQLQHTQGALTEQHECVHRLTERFNAMKRLHSDKEMADAQESETHDGLPAPGRHDYVVNIHGMEILECKYKVAVTEVIDLKAELKALKEKSNHCVEGQGEEWSSSDGKVQALDEQVKRLEKSCREARDKVARLEAELQAVTGVATESHDMLNRAQDELVTFSEELAQLYHHVCLCNNETPNRVMLDYYRQSRNTRSGSLKGSEDPRALLSPRLARRLAAVNAGLSEAPRSPMDSPSKDPPSGDNGTTGRESPAPGSQGNPICTPIGSPVINSSNGSPSSSSVPPEVGGDLRKEPMNIYNLNAIIRDQIKHLQRAVDRSLQLSRQRAAARELAPLFDKDKEACMEEILKLKSLLSTKREQIATLRLVLKANKQTAEGALANLKSKYENEKCMVTETMMKLRNELKALKEDAATFSSLRAMFATRCDEYVTQLDEMQRQLAAAEDEKKTLNSLLRMAIQQKLALTQRLEDLEFDTEQTRDRGRGAKVPKIKSSTPKSES
- the bicd1a gene encoding protein bicaudal D homolog 1 isoform X4, with the translated sequence MAAGGGCGETVDQYRAEVERLTQELADANREKIRAAECGLVVLEENQTLKQQYADLESEQETLKQELEQLQEAFGQAYSNQRKVAEDGESNEESLLQESASKEAYYMGRLLELQTELKLSRSVASNASNESERLNAVLQENSESNEVLELQRSRMREEIRECKFREARLLQDYTELEEENITLQKLVSTLKQNQVEYEGLKHEIKVLEEETVLLNSQLEDALRLKDISQSQLEEALDALKIEREQKNSLRKELAHHITLSDSVYGAGAHLALTATVDGLKFATEEVGSNGTAMPNGTNGNEDSNSDCNGHLGLVKVNGDYRLPRKGEGLHGPVSDLFSELNLSEIQKLKQQLLQVEREKSSLLMNLQEAQTQLQHTQGALTEQHECVHRLTERFNAMKRLHSDKEMADAQESETHDGLPAPGRHDYVVNIHGMEILECKYKVAVTEVIDLKAELKALKEKSNHCVEGQGEEWSSSDGKVQALDEQVKRLEKSCREARDKVARLEAELQAVTGVATESHDMLNRAQDELVTFSEELAQLYHHVCLCNNETPNRVMLDYYRQSRNTRSGSLKGSEDPRALLSPRLARRLAAVNAGLSEAPRSPMDSPSKDPPSGDNGTTGRESPAPGSQGNPICTPIGSPVINSSNGSPSSSSVPPEVGGDLRKEPMNIYNLNAIIRDQIKHLQRAVDRSLQLSRQRAAARELAPLFDKDKEACMEEILKLKSLLSTKREQIATLRLVLKANKQTAEGALANLKSKYENEKCMVTETMMKLRNELKALKEDAATFSSLRAMFATRCDEYVTQLDEMQRQLAAAEDEKKTLNSLLRMAIQQKLALTQRLEDLEFDTEQTRDRGRGAKVPKIKSSTPKIVSSLLPLPQYRHSPHH
- the bicd1a gene encoding protein bicaudal D homolog 1 isoform X3; translated protein: MGRLLELQTELKLSRSVASNASNESERLNAVLQENSESNEVLELQRSRMREEIRECKFREARLLQDYTELEEENITLQKLVSTLKQNQVEYEGLKHEIKVLEEETVLLNSQLEDALRLKDISQSQLEEALDALKIEREQKNSLRKELAHHITLSDSVYGAGAHLALTATVDGLKFATEEVGSNGTAMPNGTNGNEDSNSDCNGHLGLVKVNGDYRLPRKGEGLHGPVSDLFSELNLSEIQKLKQQLLQVEREKSSLLMNLQEAQTQLQHTQGALTEQHECVHRLTERFNAMKRLHSDKEMADAQESETHDGLPAPGRHDYVVNIHGMEILECKYKVAVTEVIDLKAELKALKEKSNHCVEGQGEEWSSSDGKVQALDEQVKRLEKSCREARDKVARLEAELQAVTGVATESHDMLNRAQDELVTFSEELAQLYHHVCLCNNETPNRVMLDYYRQSRNTRSGSLKGSEDPRALLSPRLARRLAAVNAGLSEAPRSPMDSPSKDPPSGDNGTTGRESPAPGSQGNPICTPIGSPVINSSNGSPSSSSVPPEVGGDLRKEPMNIYNLNAIIRDQIKHLQRAVDRSLQLSRQRAAARELAPLFDKDKEACMEEILKLKSLLSTKREQIATLRLVLKANKQTAEGALANLKSKYENEKCMVTETMMKLRNELKALKEDAATFSSLRAMFATRCDEYVTQLDEMQRQLAAAEDEKKTLNSLLRMAIQQKLALTQRLEDLEFDTEQTRDRGRGAKVPKIKSSTPKVSRRAALTAPPSPTMIHSPSSTCSHTFNTTLTLCSPPSLELPLSSNPWSASDGGTSQTSSLVSSLPPLGHPQWSLGTQTFIIDPESLSLECCRLVNSRDSSPHSPSSAPVSPYRSPIPKTWQHLSPGSVRTRTQKDAPRPSALVTSPSNPVPHAYSSKMP
- the bicd1a gene encoding protein bicaudal D homolog 1 isoform X1, which encodes MAAGGGCGETVDQYRAEVERLTQELADANREKIRAAECGLVVLEENQTLKQQYADLESEQETLKQELEQLQEAFGQAYSNQRKVAEDGESNEESLLQESASKEAYYMGRLLELQTELKLSRSVASNASNESERLNAVLQENSESNEVLELQRSRMREEIRECKFREARLLQDYTELEEENITLQKLVSTLKQNQVEYEGLKHEIKVLEEETVLLNSQLEDALRLKDISQSQLEEALDALKIEREQKNSLRKELAHHITLSDSVYGAGAHLALTATVDGLKFATEEVGSNGTAMPNGTNGNEDSNSDCNGHLGLVKVNGDYRLPRKGEGLHGPVSDLFSELNLSEIQKLKQQLLQVEREKSSLLMNLQEAQTQLQHTQGALTEQHECVHRLTERFNAMKRLHSDKEMADAQESETHDGLPAPGRHDYVVNIHGMEILECKYKVAVTEVIDLKAELKALKEKSNHCVEGQGEEWSSSDGKVQALDEQVKRLEKSCREARDKVARLEAELQAVTGVATESHDMLNRAQDELVTFSEELAQLYHHVCLCNNETPNRVMLDYYRQSRNTRSGSLKGSEDPRALLSPRLARRLAAVNAGLSEAPRSPMDSPSKDPPSGDNGTTGRESPAPGSQGNPICTPIGSPVINSSNGSPSSSSVPPEVGGDLRKEPMNIYNLNAIIRDQIKHLQRAVDRSLQLSRQRAAARELAPLFDKDKEACMEEILKLKSLLSTKREQIATLRLVLKANKQTAEGALANLKSKYENEKCMVTETMMKLRNELKALKEDAATFSSLRAMFATRCDEYVTQLDEMQRQLAAAEDEKKTLNSLLRMAIQQKLALTQRLEDLEFDTEQTRDRGRGAKVPKIKSSTPKVSRRAALTAPPSPTMIHSPSSTCSHTFNTTLTLCSPPSLELPLSSNPWSASDGGTSQTSSLVSSLPPLGHPQWSLGTQTFIIDPESLSLECCRLVNSRDSSPHSPSSAPVSPYRSPIPKTWQHLSPGSVRTRTQKDAPRPSALVTSPSNPVPHAYSSKMP